CGCAATTCTCGGAAGGCATCTATGTCGGCGCGGGTGCGGGCGCGCACAAGCCGCAAAGTGCGGATGTTTCGCGCGCGGGCGGCAATGGCGGCGGCGTCGATCTCAAAACCGGTTTCGCCGGGGCGGCGGCGGTCGGCTACGCGTTCGGCAACGGTCTTCGCGCCGAAGTGGAATTGGCGCATCGCCTGTCGAAAGCCAAATCGGGCGCGTTCGGCCAGCCCGCGTCGGGCAAGCTCGACGCGACCAGCGTGATGGTCAACGGTTTGTACGACATCGCGACCGGTACGGATTTCGTGCCCTATGTCGGCGGCGGTGTGGGTGCCGCGCGATTGCGCGCCGATAATTTCGGCGCGCTGCCCGGCGGCGTGACCGTCGGCGGCAACGACACGGTCTTCGCGTATCAAGGCATTGCGGGCCTCGATTATCTGATCGATCGCAACGTCGCGATCGGTGCTTCGTATCGTTACTTCGCCACGCAGAAGGCCGAGATCGGTACGTCGGCCGGCGACACGGCGAAGATCCCCTATCGCGATCACGCCGTGTTGGTCGGCATGCGCTGGAGCTTCGGCGCGCCCGCGACCCCGGCGCAGCCGGTTCAAGCCCAAGCGCCCGCGACGCCCGCACCGGTTGCGGCACCGCCCGCCGCACCCGCCTTGCCCGCCCCGGCCGCTGCGACGGCCGGCCCGCGCCAATTCACCGTGTTCTTCGATTTCGACAAGGCCGATATTTCGGGCGACGCGAACCGCGTGCTCATTCAGGCCGCCGATTCCGCGAAGTCGGGCAGCTTCACCCGCATCACCGCGACCGGCCACACCGACACGATGGGCACGCCGCGCTACAACATGGCGCTGTCGATCCGCCGGGCGAACGCCGTGCGCGACGTGCTGGTCCGCGAAGGCATTCCCGCCTCGGCGATCGTCGTGATCGGACGCGGGGAAACGCAATTGCTGGCGCCCACGCCGGATCAAACGAAAGAACCGCGCAATCGCCGGGTTGAAATCGTTATTGAATAATGGCTTACAAGGTGTTTTTAACCGCAATTCGAGCGTGACCTTCGCGCCACACTCGCCGAAGAACAACCATCACTCTCATTTTGCGCTGGGCACCCCGGCAAGCCTTTGTGATACATAATCGTTACGCGAGTCGGTACGCCTTACCGTCGCGCCGAGTTTTTGGTTCTAAGTTTCGAAAGAAGAGGAACACGAGATGCGCTTGCGCACCGCCCTTTTGACTGCCGCGACCGTCATCGCGCTGGCCGCCCCCGCCGCCGCGCAGAGCACGACCGGTTTCTACATCGGCGGCGGCGCCGGCGTGAACTGGCTCCAGGAGCAGGGCGGCAGCACGAGCCCGGCGATCGCCAACACGAATAGCGATTTCAAAACCGGTTACGGGCTGCTTGCGGCGCTCGGCTACGGTTACGCCAATGGCTGGCGCACGGAAATCGAAGCCAACTGGCGCGACAACAAGGTCGACGGCGTTTCGCGTAACTCGGTGGCGCAGACGACCCCGGGCGGCAACACGAGCACGTTCGGCCTGTTCGGCAATGCGCTGTATGACTTCAACCTCGGCTCGCCGTTCGTGCCGTATTTGGGCCTCGGCCTCGGTTGGGTCCGCTCGAATGCGGAACTCAAGGGCGGTGGCCTGACGATCGCCGACGATCATGACGATCTCGCCGGCTACCAGCTGATCGCGGGTGTGGCCTATCCGCTCGCCAGCCAGTTGAAGGTCACCCTCGACTATCGCTTCCTGTCGACCTTCTCGAAGCCGGAATACTCGACGACGGCTGCCTACCGCGCCGCCAATGCCGGTCAGAACACGGTCACACTCGACCGTCCGATGAACCACTCGATCATGCTCGGCCTGCGTTACGAGTTCGGCGCACCCGCGCGTCCGGCCCCGGCCGCTGCTCCGGCGCCGGCCCCCGTCGCCGCGCCGGCGCCCGCCCCGGCACCGGCCCCCGCTCCGGCGGCGGCCCCGGCCCCGGCTCCGCAGATCCAGCGTAACTTCCTCGTCTTCTTCGACTTCGATCGTTCGAACCTGACGCCGGAAGCGACCCGCATCATCGGTCAGGCCGCCACGGCATCGCGCCAGGGCAACGTCACGCGCATCACCGCGACGGGCCACACGGATACGTCGGGCACGCCGCAGTACAACCAGCGTCTGTCGGAACGCCGCGCGGCCGCCGTGCGCGACGAACTCGTCCGCCAGGGCATCCCCGCGAACCAGATCGTTACGGTCGGTCGCGGCGAAAGCGAACTGCGCGTGCGCACCGCCGATGGCGTGCGCGAGCCGCAGAACCGCCGCGTCGAGATCGTTCTCCAGTAACGATCCCGCCTCACGGCGCTACGGAACAGGGCCGGTCGCAAGACCGGCCCTTTTTCGTTGGGCTCTTTGATTTCGCGCAAAGAGAAAGGGCCGGTCTTGCGACCGGCCCTTTTTCATTCGGCGCTGGCGCGCGAGGGCGACCCGCGCGTGTTAACGCGCCAACGCGTACTGCATGGCCGGATCGCGGCCGCATTGCTCGCCGGTGCGCAAGCTCCCCTCGCGGCCCAGATTGGCGACATAAGCGCCCAGGCGCCCGCGCTCGACCGCCGCGATCGCGTCGAACAGCTTGTACGACGTCTCGCAGAAATCGGCCGCCCCCAGCGAGCGGTTCGACGCGTCGTTGGCCAGCGCCGTGGTGAAGGTGTCGTAGCGGCGCTGGGCGTTGCCGCCCGTCCGGCCGAAATGCTGCTGGATCACGCGATTATGGCGCTGCAGCTCGGCCGAATGCCGATCGATGAAGCTATTATAGGCGGCCTCGTGGCTGACCGCGCGCCGGCACGACAAAGTCGCAACCATCAGCTCGGTCTGCAGCATACGGGCCTTGATCGCGACGGCTTCGTCGTTGGTCAGGCAGTTGGCGTTTTGGGCGATGGCGACGCCGGCGCTCAGCAGCGTGGCCAGAGCGGTACCGGCGAGAATGGAACGGAATCGCACGCGGGTTTGCTCCTCGAAAAAGGTCGCTTCTTATACATCAGCGGCCGCGCCATAAAAATCCTCTTGGCGTAACCGATAAACGGCTGAAATCGGCCGAAATTCCGTACCGGCAAGGCTTGCGGCGGACGACTCGCGTCAGCCCGGGACCGGCGTCGGGAGCTTTCGGCCCTCGAAATGCGCCGTCACGTTCTCGAGCATCAACCCGGCCATCGCCGCTTCGGATTCCGGCGCAAGCCCCGCGACATGGGGGCTCAGCACGACATTCTCCAGCGCCGCGAGTTCCGGCGGCACGGCGGGTTCGCCGTCGACCACGTCGAGCCCCGCCCCGGCGATCTTGCCGGACTTCAGAGCATCGATCAGGGCGGCCTGGTCGACGATGCTGCCGCGCGCGATGTTGACGAGATAGCCTTCGGGCCCCAAGGCCGCGAGCACCTCGGCGTTCACCAGATGGCGTGTGCCCGGACCGCCGGGCGAAGCGATCGCCAGGAAGTCGGCCCATTCGGCCAGCGCCACCAGGCTGGGGAAATAGGTCCCCGAAGCGCCTTCGACCGGCCGGCGATTGTGATAGCCGATCTTCATGTCGAAGCCGCCCGCCCCGCGCTTGGCGATGGCGGCCCCGATCCGCCCCATGCCGAGAATGCCGAGCTTCTTGCCCGTGATCGTCGGGCGCATCTGCTTGCCCTTCGACCAGTCGCCCGTCCGCGCGATGCGGTCGCCCGGCACGATCAAGCGTGCCGTCGCCATCAACAACGCCATCGCGTGATCGGCGACGGAGGTCACGTTGGTGCCGGGCCCGTGCGTGACCGCGATGCCGCGCGCACGCGCCGCCGCGACGTCGATATTCTCGTAGCCCGCACCGATCGCGCAGATGATCTCCAGATTGGGCATGCGGGCGATATCGGCGGCCGAGAACCCCAGCGTGCCGAAGGTCAGCACGCCGCGGAATTCGGCGCCGCGCGTCGCGATGATTTCGGCGTGATTCTCGACGGCCATATGCAGCGCGAAACCGGCCGCTTCGAATTGCGGCACGAATTTCGGGTCGAGGGGCAGCGTGACGAGCAGCGGAATGGGCATATGACCTCGGCGTCGAAAAGCGAAGCCCGGATCATGCCCCGATCGCGGCGCGATGCAAGCAAGCCTTGATCGCAAACCCGTCCTGCGCTCCACTGCGCGCCGCATGAACAATCCCTCTCCCACGCTGAAAATCGGCATCGTCGGCACCGGCGCCATCGGCACCGCCGTCGCCGCCCGCCTCGCCGCCGGCGAACCGCGTCTCGCCCTTGCCGGCATGGCCGCGCGTGATATCGCCAAGGCCGAAGCGGCGTTGCGCGCCAAGTCGATCGTCACACCGGTGATGTCGGTCGCCGATCTCGCCCGGCACGCCGATCTGCTGGTCGATTGTGCGGCGGGTGCGGCGTTGCGCGACGTGGCGCTGGCTGCCTTCGCGCAAGGCAAGTCGCTGGTCACGGTCAACGCCGCCGCGTTGCTCGATCATATGGACCTTGTCGACATCGCCGCACGCAACGGCGCGAAACTGATCGTCGCGACTGGCGCGTTGCTCGCGCTCGATGCCGTCGCCGCTGCGGCGCTCGGCCGGATCGAACGCGCGACGATGCGCAATCGCAAGCCGCCCAAGGGCTGGTCGGGCGCGCCCTATGTCGTCGCCAACAAGATCGATCTCGACGCGATCGACAAGCCGACGCGCATTTTCACCGGCACGGCGCGCGAAGCGGCGAAGGGGTTCCCGGCGAACGTCAATGTCGCGGCGGCGTTGAGCCTTGCGGGGCCCGGCCCCGATCGCACGCAGGTGGAGATCTGGGCCGAGCCGGGCTTGACCCGCAACGTTCACGAATTCGACATCGTCGCCGATTGCGTGAAATTCTCGGTCTCGACCGAAGGCCTGCCCTCGCCCGACAATCCGAAGACCAGCGCCATCGTGCCGCTGTCGGTGCTCGCGACGTTGAAGCGCCTCGTCGATCCGCTGCGGATCGGGACTTAAGCGGCGACCGTCTCGATCGCCTTCTGCCCGAGCAGGAATTTATGCACCGGGCAATGCTCGGCGATCTGGATCATGCGCGCGCGTTGCTCGGCATCGAGATCGCCGTCGAGCGTGATCGCGCGCACGATCCGGTCGATCTTGCCCTTGCCGTCGGGCGCGGCGATCTTTTCCATCGTCACGCGCACGCTGACGTTTTTGAGCGGCCAGCCTTTGCGATCGGCATACATGCGCACGGTCATCGACGTGCACGCCCCCAGCCCCGCCAGCACGTATTCGAAAGGCTGCGGTCCCGCATTGCCGCCGCCATCGGCGACGGGCTCGTCGCAGATCAATTCGTGGCCCGAGGCCTCGACTTTATTGGCGTATTTCACGCCTTTTTCGCTGACGACAACCGGACCCGGACCGGACATGGCATTCCCCTGCGGCTTCGGACTAAACTCGCCGCCATGAATCGCGACGACGTCGAAATCCTAGCACGCGAACGCCGCTATGGCGGATTCCTGAAAGTCGAGGAATACCGGCTGCGCCATCGCCTGTTCGCGGGCGGGTGGAGCGAACCGCTCGGCCGCGAATTGATGGAACGCGGCCACGCGGTCGCGGCGGCCCTCTACGATCCGGTGCGCGAGCAGCTCGTGTTGATCGAGCAATTCCGCATCGGCGCTTACGCCGCCGGCGAAGCGCCGTGGATGGTCGAATGCGTCGCGGGAATGCGTAAGGCCGAAGAAGACCCGATCGCGGTCGTGAAGCGCGAGGTCAAAGAAGAAACCGGCCTCGACGTGCGCGAAATCGAATTCGCCTGCCGCACCATGGCGTCGCCTGGCGGCACCAGCGAGTGCTGCGATATTTACGTGGCGCGCGTCGATGCGCGCGATGCGGGCGGTATCCACGGCCTCGCGCACGAGGGCGAGGATATCCGCGTTCTCGTCGAGGATTTCGACGACGCCTATGCCAGTTTCTTCGATGGGCGGCGGCTGGGCAGCGCCTTCACGCTGCTGGCATTGCAGGCTTTGGCCTTGAATCGCGCGCGGCTACGCGCCACATGGCTCGGTACCAAGGAGACGCAAACGTGAGCGACATCAAGAACGGCTTCGTCGATACGATCGGCAACACGCCCCTCATCCGCCTGCGCAAGGCGAGCGAGATGACCGGCTGCGAAATCCTCGGCAAGGCCGAGTTCATGAACCCCGGCGGCTCGGTCAAGGACCGCCCGGCCTTGTTCATGGTGCTCGACGCCGAGAAGAAGGGCCTGCTGAAAAAGGGCGGCACGATCGTCGAGGGGACCGCCGGCAATACTGGTATCGGCCTCGCCCTCGTCGCCAATGCGCGCGGCTATCGCAGCGTGATCGTGATCCCGGAAACGCAGAGCCAGGAAAAGAAGGATTATCTTCGCCTGATCGGCGCGGAGCTGCGCGAAGTGCCGGCCGTGCCCTACGCCAATCCGAACAATTACGTGAAGGTGTCGGGCCGCTTGGCGGAGGCGATCGCCAAGAGCGATCCCAACGGCGCCATCTGGGCCAACCAGTTCGACAACGTCGCCAATCGCCAGGCGCATGTCGAAACGACGGCGCCCGAAATCTTTCGCCAGACGGCCGGCAAAGTCGACGGCTTCATCTGCGCCGTGGGTTCGGGCGGCACGCTCGCGGGCACGGCGATGGGACTGCGGTCGCTGAAGCCGTCGGTCAAGATCGGCATCGCCGATCCGCACGGCGCCGCCCTCTATTCCTATTTCACGACGGGCGAGCTCAAATCCGAGGGCGGATCGATCACCGAAGGGATCGGCCAGGGCCGCATCACGGCCAATCTTGAGGGCTTGAAGGTCGATCACGCCTATCGCATCGCCGACGCGGAAGCCGTGCAGATCGTGTTCGATCTGCTGCTGGAGGAAGGCCTGTTCCTGGGCGCGTCGTCGGGCATCAACGTCGCGGGCGCCATCGCGCTGGCCAAGACGCTCGGCCCCGGCCACACGATCGTGACGATCCTGTGCGACGGCGGGGCGCGCTACGCGTCCAAGCTGTTCAATCCGGACTTCCTGCGCACGAAAAACCTGCCCGTCCCCGCATGGATGGACAAGGACGCGCCGAAGGTGCCGGTCCCTACCCCGTTCCAGTGAGGTCGAACATGGCTTACGCGCATCCCGAAAGCCTCGTCTCGACCGAGTGGCTCGCGGCACACCTGGGCGACAAGAACATCCGCGTGCTCGACGGCACGTATCACCTGCCCACGGTCAAGCGCGACGCGCGCGCGGAATTCGCCGCCAAGCATATTCCGGGAGCGGCGTTCTTCGACATCGACGGCATCGCCGATCATTCGATCGACCTGCCGCATATGCTGCCGGCGCCCGAGGTTTTCCAGGCGGAAATGCGCAAGCTCGGTATTTCGGCCGAGACGCGCGTGGTCGTCTACGACGCCTATGGCTGGCAATCGGCCGCGCGGGTGTGGTGGAGCTTGCGCATCTTCGGCCACGACAACGTGGCGCTGCTCGACGGCGGCTTGCCCAAATGGCTCGCCGAAAATCGGCCGACCGAGGCGGGTACGCCCGCCCCCGCCGCCGGAAACTTCGTCGCCAAGTTCCGCCCGGAACTCGTGCGATCCAAGGCGCAGATCGTCGCGAATATCGATACGAAGGCGGAGCAGGTTCTGGACGCGCGCGCCGCGGGTCGCTTCGAAGGCACGGCACCCGAACCGCGCGCCGGTTTGCGCGGCGGGCATATTCCGGGCTCGCGCAATCTGCCGATGTCGGAACTGGTCGATCCCGCGACCAAACAGCTCAAATCGGCGGAAGATCTCGCCAAGCTTTACGCCGCCGCCGGGATCGACGTGAAGAAGCCGATCGCCACGACCTGCGGCTCGGGCGTCACGGCCTGCGGCCTCGCCTTTGGGCTTTATCTGATCGGCGCCGACAAGGTCGCGATCTATGACGGCTCGTGGTCGGAATGGGGCCTGCCCGACGGCCCGCCGATCGCCACCGGCCCGGCATAACTCCCAAACAAAAACCCCCGGATTTGCGTCCGGGGGTTTTCGCCTTCGCGCGGCGCGATCCTTAGTGATTCAGGATCTGCGACAGGAACAGCTTGGTGCGCTCGTTCCGCGGATTGGCGAAGAATTCGTGCGGCTCGTTGGCCTCGACGATTTCGCCCTTGTCCATGAACACGACCGCGTCGGCGACGGCTTTGGCGAAACCCATTTCATGGGTCACGCAGATCATCGTCATGCCTTCGCGCGCGAGTTCCACCATCGTGTCGAGCACTTCCTTGACCATTTCGGGGTCGAGGGCCGAGGTCGGCTCGTCGAACAGCATGATCTTCGGCTTCATGCACAGCGAGCGCGCGATCGCCACGCGCTGCTGCTGACCGCCGGAGAGCTGGCCCGGATATTTGTTCGCCTGCTCGGGGATGCGCACGCGCTTCAGGAAGTGCATCGCGGTTTCCTCGGCCTCGGCCTTCGGCACCTTGCGCACCCAGATCGGCGCCAGCGTCAGGTTTTCCAGCACCGTCAGATGCGGAAACAGGTTGAAGTGCTGGAACACCATGCCGACTTCGCGGCGGATGGCTTCGATGTTCTTGAGGTCGTTGGTGAGTTCGATCCCGTCGACCACCAGCGAGCCCTGCTGATGCTCCTCCAGGCGGTTGATGCAGCGGATCATCGTCGACTTGCCCGAACCCGACGGGCCGCACACGACGATTTTCTGGCCCTTATGGACCTCGAAATCGATGTTCTTGAGGACGTGGAAATCCCCATACCACTTGTTCAGCTTCGAGAGCTTGATGATCGGCTGGCCCGATTGCTGGGCGGCGGCGGCGGTCGCGGACATCTGACGTAGCTCCCTTAGCGATGCTTGTGGCGATTGAACTCGGTTTCGACCTTCTGGCTGTATTTCGACATCGCGAAGCAGAACACGAAATACAGCAGCGACACCCCGAAATATACCTCAGGCCCGTAGCCGCGCCAAAGCGGATCGGCGGCCGCGGTCTTGGCGGCATTCAGGATGTCCAACAGGCCGATGATAAGGACCAGCGACGTGTCCTTGAACAGCCCGATGAAGGTGTTGACGGTCGGCGGAATGACCAAGCGCAGCGCCTGGGGCAGGATGATCATGCGCATCGCCTGCCAATAGGACAGGCCCAGCGCGTCGGCCGCTTCGTATTGGCCCTTGGGCAGCGCCTGCAAACCGGCGCGAACGACTTCGGCGAGATAGGCGGCGGCGAACAGGATGATGCCAACCTGGGCGCGCAGCAGCTTGTCGATCGTGATCCCCTCCGGCAGGAACAGCGGGAACATCACCGACGCCATGAACAGCACCGAAATCAGCGGCACGCCGCGCACCAATTCGATGAAGGCGATGCACAGCGTCTTGATCGCCGGCATGTCGGAACGGCGGCCGAGGGCGAGCAGGATCGCCAGCGGGAATGCGAGTGCGATGCCGAACGTCGCGAGGATGAGGGTGAGCACCAGCCCGCCCCAACGCTCGTTGGAGACGTAGGACAGCCCCAGCAGCCCGCCCCACATCAGGATGGCGATGGCGAGCAGCCCGCCGCCCCACACGTAGAACAGGTTCGAGTTCCAGTTCCGGCGCATCGCGCTGAAACCGTAGAGGAACAGGAAAATCGCGCAGGACAGCGCGGGGCGCCATTGCTCGTCGTAGGGATAGGTGGCGAACAGGATGAAGCGCCACTTCTCGGGGAAGAAAGCCCAGCACGCGCCGACGCCCTTGACGGCCTTGCATTCCTCCGGCGTGCCGATCCACACCGCGTTGACGATGCCCCACGGCACGAAGCCGAACAGCGTGCGCGCGATGATGTAGAAGACGACGAGCGTCAGCGCGGTGTTGAGCCAGCTCGAGAACAGATTCGCCTTCAGCCACGCGACGGCCTTGATGGGAACGACCGGCGCGC
This genomic interval from Alphaproteobacteria bacterium contains the following:
- a CDS encoding outer membrane beta-barrel protein — translated: MRLHILSPVLLAASVLAFSATLPLASNDVHAQSRPQFSEGIYVGAGAGAHKPQSADVSRAGGNGGGVDLKTGFAGAAAVGYAFGNGLRAEVELAHRLSKAKSGAFGQPASGKLDATSVMVNGLYDIATGTDFVPYVGGGVGAARLRADNFGALPGGVTVGGNDTVFAYQGIAGLDYLIDRNVAIGASYRYFATQKAEIGTSAGDTAKIPYRDHAVLVGMRWSFGAPATPAQPVQAQAPATPAPVAAPPAAPALPAPAAATAGPRQFTVFFDFDKADISGDANRVLIQAADSAKSGSFTRITATGHTDTMGTPRYNMALSIRRANAVRDVLVREGIPASAIVVIGRGETQLLAPTPDQTKEPRNRRVEIVIE
- a CDS encoding outer membrane beta-barrel protein; this encodes MRLRTALLTAATVIALAAPAAAQSTTGFYIGGGAGVNWLQEQGGSTSPAIANTNSDFKTGYGLLAALGYGYANGWRTEIEANWRDNKVDGVSRNSVAQTTPGGNTSTFGLFGNALYDFNLGSPFVPYLGLGLGWVRSNAELKGGGLTIADDHDDLAGYQLIAGVAYPLASQLKVTLDYRFLSTFSKPEYSTTAAYRAANAGQNTVTLDRPMNHSIMLGLRYEFGAPARPAPAAAPAPAPVAAPAPAPAPAPAPAAAPAPAPQIQRNFLVFFDFDRSNLTPEATRIIGQAATASRQGNVTRITATGHTDTSGTPQYNQRLSERRAAAVRDELVRQGIPANQIVTVGRGESELRVRTADGVREPQNRRVEIVLQ
- a CDS encoding 2-hydroxyacid dehydrogenase, with protein sequence MPIPLLVTLPLDPKFVPQFEAAGFALHMAVENHAEIIATRGAEFRGVLTFGTLGFSAADIARMPNLEIICAIGAGYENIDVAAARARGIAVTHGPGTNVTSVADHAMALLMATARLIVPGDRIARTGDWSKGKQMRPTITGKKLGILGMGRIGAAIAKRGAGGFDMKIGYHNRRPVEGASGTYFPSLVALAEWADFLAIASPGGPGTRHLVNAEVLAALGPEGYLVNIARGSIVDQAALIDALKSGKIAGAGLDVVDGEPAVPPELAALENVVLSPHVAGLAPESEAAMAGLMLENVTAHFEGRKLPTPVPG
- a CDS encoding aspartate dehydrogenase — translated: MNNPSPTLKIGIVGTGAIGTAVAARLAAGEPRLALAGMAARDIAKAEAALRAKSIVTPVMSVADLARHADLLVDCAAGAALRDVALAAFAQGKSLVTVNAAALLDHMDLVDIAARNGAKLIVATGALLALDAVAAAALGRIERATMRNRKPPKGWSGAPYVVANKIDLDAIDKPTRIFTGTAREAAKGFPANVNVAAALSLAGPGPDRTQVEIWAEPGLTRNVHEFDIVADCVKFSVSTEGLPSPDNPKTSAIVPLSVLATLKRLVDPLRIGT
- a CDS encoding OsmC family protein, giving the protein MSGPGPVVVSEKGVKYANKVEASGHELICDEPVADGGGNAGPQPFEYVLAGLGACTSMTVRMYADRKGWPLKNVSVRVTMEKIAAPDGKGKIDRIVRAITLDGDLDAEQRARMIQIAEHCPVHKFLLGQKAIETVAA
- a CDS encoding NUDIX domain-containing protein; the encoded protein is MNRDDVEILARERRYGGFLKVEEYRLRHRLFAGGWSEPLGRELMERGHAVAAALYDPVREQLVLIEQFRIGAYAAGEAPWMVECVAGMRKAEEDPIAVVKREVKEETGLDVREIEFACRTMASPGGTSECCDIYVARVDARDAGGIHGLAHEGEDIRVLVEDFDDAYASFFDGRRLGSAFTLLALQALALNRARLRATWLGTKETQT
- a CDS encoding cysteine synthase A; its protein translation is MARYQGDANVSDIKNGFVDTIGNTPLIRLRKASEMTGCEILGKAEFMNPGGSVKDRPALFMVLDAEKKGLLKKGGTIVEGTAGNTGIGLALVANARGYRSVIVIPETQSQEKKDYLRLIGAELREVPAVPYANPNNYVKVSGRLAEAIAKSDPNGAIWANQFDNVANRQAHVETTAPEIFRQTAGKVDGFICAVGSGGTLAGTAMGLRSLKPSVKIGIADPHGAALYSYFTTGELKSEGGSITEGIGQGRITANLEGLKVDHAYRIADAEAVQIVFDLLLEEGLFLGASSGINVAGAIALAKTLGPGHTIVTILCDGGARYASKLFNPDFLRTKNLPVPAWMDKDAPKVPVPTPFQ
- the sseA gene encoding 3-mercaptopyruvate sulfurtransferase; the encoded protein is MAYAHPESLVSTEWLAAHLGDKNIRVLDGTYHLPTVKRDARAEFAAKHIPGAAFFDIDGIADHSIDLPHMLPAPEVFQAEMRKLGISAETRVVVYDAYGWQSAARVWWSLRIFGHDNVALLDGGLPKWLAENRPTEAGTPAPAAGNFVAKFRPELVRSKAQIVANIDTKAEQVLDARAAGRFEGTAPEPRAGLRGGHIPGSRNLPMSELVDPATKQLKSAEDLAKLYAAAGIDVKKPIATTCGSGVTACGLAFGLYLIGADKVAIYDGSWSEWGLPDGPPIATGPA
- a CDS encoding amino acid ABC transporter ATP-binding protein produces the protein MIKLSKLNKWYGDFHVLKNIDFEVHKGQKIVVCGPSGSGKSTMIRCINRLEEHQQGSLVVDGIELTNDLKNIEAIRREVGMVFQHFNLFPHLTVLENLTLAPIWVRKVPKAEAEETAMHFLKRVRIPEQANKYPGQLSGGQQQRVAIARSLCMKPKIMLFDEPTSALDPEMVKEVLDTMVELAREGMTMICVTHEMGFAKAVADAVVFMDKGEIVEANEPHEFFANPRNERTKLFLSQILNH
- a CDS encoding amino acid ABC transporter permease; the encoded protein is MAGIPASAGMSAPVVPIKAVAWLKANLFSSWLNTALTLVVFYIIARTLFGFVPWGIVNAVWIGTPEECKAVKGVGACWAFFPEKWRFILFATYPYDEQWRPALSCAIFLFLYGFSAMRRNWNSNLFYVWGGGLLAIAILMWGGLLGLSYVSNERWGGLVLTLILATFGIALAFPLAILLALGRRSDMPAIKTLCIAFIELVRGVPLISVLFMASVMFPLFLPEGITIDKLLRAQVGIILFAAAYLAEVVRAGLQALPKGQYEAADALGLSYWQAMRMIILPQALRLVIPPTVNTFIGLFKDTSLVLIIGLLDILNAAKTAAADPLWRGYGPEVYFGVSLLYFVFCFAMSKYSQKVETEFNRHKHR